Genomic segment of Triticum aestivum cultivar Chinese Spring chromosome 6A, IWGSC CS RefSeq v2.1, whole genome shotgun sequence:
gaggagaaaccagtcaagattctcgagtttgccagccgagttactcgcagcaaagttattaagttttgcaaagttcagtggagccatcacacggaggatgaagccacctgggaacgagaggaagatttgctcaaagacgactctcacctattttctagccaacccgaatctcgagggcgagatttatcttaaggggggtaggtttgtaacatcccaaattttcaatttggaatgttatacattagagcatcatgcatatcatattttattttgcattttggttgatcctagaaattctacgcaactcaatgacccacggagagagttggggatttcgttattttcatatttgagttctctcaaattttgagaataggatcatttgattttatttattttaccatcaattatttctattacaaaaatatgagagagggaataaaatgactttcccaaaataaagaaatattgaggatttaataaaaaatcaaataagattttatttcagagtttttcagtgttttatttgaatttaggaaaaatatacattttttaaaattgcatttagggcccaaataaatgttcaccttgtgcggcttgattttagaagaccgtgaaaatttatttcggaatttttggagtccgtttagtatttctttttatttttcttccgagcggaataattaaaaaaaacgaaccgacttcgggccgtatcCGAGCGGGACACCgtccgggggcagcctttaaatagcgctgccccgagccgccccagcccatcagccccgcctcgatccgtgcgcgccgccggagccgccgccaccgacgacgacgatcccaccgcccgaggttcgtcgcgcctcgttttccgtgccgataAAAAtatcggcgttcgtcgtttttctttttctcggattaaatccgcgatttttctgatcgcgattcctgatccgattttcgttttagtttaacttttcgctcgtttatcagaatcaggcaattcaagcgcctagagtttcgtctcgaaaccctctatccgaataaccaacttaaacaagtttttgttactgtaaaatttgcctagatccagattgctagaacgaagttgttttctttcgccgttcgtctttcgttgtttcgttcgatttgattctttttgccaaccggagttcttaagtttaatcttctggttagatctcttatatgagttttacctgtgcattagatgagtacttattgtatgcttgtttgtttgtctgcgatagaatacccggagtgcgccgcctgttacttcgaatcgttaggtttcgcggatcatcagcaaggcaagtaacactttgatcataccttttctactacccagttttattgcattagattaatcctcacacattgcatgattaggatctaattaaattgtgggatgggaagtagatgaggtagtacctattacctgtttattatcaaacctttgggagttacttctacgtttgcttattatgacaTGCTatactagtagacgtggattgggtgagtgaaatccatgacagatgtgagattgttaataaatggtttatctaaggtggcaacttaaacacacatctgggtggattgaggcacctgggtattccaggacttgcctgttttctttggaccgccacccaggctcaaagggatcatgagactattcatactagaaacttccgtgtgcagccacaagctattatgggctatagcatagttgactaagttgtgcgaactcttatagtggtaggctagcatatgtaggggatgtaggtggtacggtctacctgatcgtaaggtgctagcgcttctgaaagactatgtctcggtcatccgtcttctcaaacaccatgtagtgcgagaaaccaaacggaggcgatcgagtcttgtgggaaaaagtgcgcaaacctctgcagagtgtaataaactaatcatggttcgccgtgtccccggttatggacaaatcttgagtatctagtacttggattttcatgtgaatctcagcgtgttactctaaattaattttgttgggttatgtttaatgatgatgcgtaattgggattgagagtgctgtcaaccattctcaatgtttaacaactaccatgatagtaattaaattttatttctttgaggtagggaaaaattggttttatgcaaaactgtaaccatagagctttccaccagctaaatatgcatatagtatagctgtttcattccattactctctatgtgttaccttgccagcatattccatgtgctgacccgttttcgggctgcaatgcaacgttaatgttgcagacttttcagacgacgattaaggagtttttaggtcgtggttctatactcagtgatgccgttggagttgatggactcacttatctttcaagccttctgctgttattgttattagatggccttaagccatatttattataataagttctcttttgagacactcaatgtaataagtgtgtgattgctactctgctataaatccttcgagtactgtgtggtgtcagcattactgatccagagatgacaccggagcacagagatcagactatttgaggtctggtcgctacaacacgTCACAGAAACATTACTacctgacatgtggtcccattggTCACATTTATCAGTAAAAGTTTTAAATTATTTGATAAATCTTTAAAAAGAATAATATGACGATGTCTTTGCCGAGAGCCATGCTCAGCAATGCTGATATACGACGCCGTGCAAATTATGAAGCGCGCGTGGTCTAGCGCCCCAAATTTGCAGCGCATGATAGTGCTTTTTAACACGTGCTCTAAACTTTTTTAAGTGCGCACTATTTTGCAGCATCTGCTAGAGTGTTTTCGCGCCCAAAAAAACGGTTTTTAGTGCGTGGAGCAGTTTTTGCGCGTctgttgtagatgctctaaaaGAAAGCAAGCATACTCATACTGCGGGGGGCACATTTCATGCCTGAAATTGCAAAACAGTTCTGCTTTTGAAATCCATCCATCCATTATTGctgcttccttttcttttctgccgTAAGAATCTCTGTTGTGTGTGTCCTTTTACATCGTGTGTGAATGATCATGACGAACTGGGTGATGCGTGGACGGTACAGTAACACATTTGGTCAGCAGATATCTTCACCAGCGAAGCAGCTCTTGCCGATGCAAACAGCCTCCGATGTCACCCCGTCCTGCTCTTAGCCGCCTGGGCGAAATGACGTGCGTGCCCCTCCTGCTCTTAGCTGCCTCTTGGTTAAGCCGCATGCCATTTGCGTCATTTCCTGGCTGGATCATGAGGAAGTGGCATTCCCATGAGGCCATGCATGACACCACGCCTTGCCTTCCATAGCAGAACTGGGGGCTTAGCCTCTCATCAGAATTGCATCCTGCTTAACTGCCATTAATCGATTGAGCGAGCCACATCATTTGCATTTGCATTGGCCATCTTTACTAGTAGAGTCAAGATAAATCAAGTTTTGAAATCCCTCACACCCTTCTTGCACCCCACCTACCCATAACAGCCTCCGATCACGGCGATGATACCGGTGCGGCGATGGATAAAAGCGACAGCACATTCATGCATGCTAATTGTCAGGTTTTCAGTTCTCACCAGTAATATAATTAGGTAGTTGCATTTCTGAATTGCATTGCATCCCCAAAATGGCATAGAGGTGTATGCATGGCCCTATACATACTTTGCTGATGATGCAACACCCCTGTTGTAGCCTTCACTTGAAGCGGTTCTTCGGTTAGGAATTGCTTTCGGCTGATCCGTCGACCGCCGACCGCCGGGAAGCGTTCTGAAAGGTAGCTTTCTTCTGACCCCAGTTTATGTAACAGCAGTCGTGCTAGGTTTATGTAATTCTGTTAGCTCACACTTGATTTTGATCCTCTGCTTGCTTGCTGATGATCATaatgcatgcatgatactagtactGTGTAATGTACCTTTGCTGCCTGCGATCGTGTGTACGTAGCCCTGTGCCACCGGTGACATCAACAAATCCTATCCTGATTCCCGACAGCTGCAGAGAAAGCCTTGCGTCTATGATATGTCACTCGCTTGCTCAATCCTAGGACAAGCTGACCACTGCGCACTGGCGCTGAGCTGAGCGATGGTGGGAGGAGGAGACTATCACCAGGCTGTTCATGGCcatggagggggaggagggggcaccgTGGAGGCTGCGCTCAGGCCGCTCGTCGGCGGCGCCCACGGCTGGGACTACTGCATCTACTGGCGGCTCTCTCCTGACCAGCGGTACGtacgtgtgtgcgtgtgcgtgtgcgtgtgtccGATTGTTCATGCGATTCTTGCAGCCAGAGCTTGATGATGATGATCCATGGCAGGTTCTTGGAGATGACGGGGTTCTGCTGCAGCGCGGAGTTCGAGGCGCAGGTGGCCACGCTCGCCGACGTCCCTTCCTCCATCCCTCTCGACTCCTCCTCCATCGGGTAATTAAACTaccttctacttctccttgatgccGGCCGGTCATGTCGACCGCCATTAATTTTTGGCCGGATCTCTGACTGTTGACTTTGTTGGTTGGTCAGGATGCACGCTCAGGCGCTGCTGTCGAACCAGCCGATCTGGCAGAGCAGCGGCGGGGCGCCGGGTCCGGATCTACTCACGGGCTACGAGGCTGCCTCCAGCGGCGGCGAGAAGACGCGgctcctcgtccccgtcgccggcgGGATCGTCGAGCTCTTCGCTTCAAGATAcgtacgtgcgtgcgtgcgtggcctGTGATGGGAAATATCAGTTAGGTTTGGAAGTAGTTAGGGGGCACGCGGTTCGCGTGAGCTgacgcgacggcggcggcaacggcggtgcaCCGTACGCAACAGCCTTCGCGTTTCCATGGTGCGTGGTGTATATATACGGCTGACCTGACCTGACTGGGGTGCCATTAATGCAGATGGCGGAGGAGCAGCAGATGGCGGAGCTGGTCATGGCGCAGTGCGGCGGCGGTGGGCAGGGGTGGCAGGAGACGGAGGCGCAGGGGTTCGCgtgggacgcggcggcggcggcggcggcagacccGGGGCGGCTCTACGCGGCGGCGTCCCTCAACCTGTTCGATGGCGCCGGGGGAAGCGGCTCCGGCGAGCCGTTCCTGGCGGGAGTGCTGGAGGACGGCGCGGCCGGCGTGGGGTGGCAGTACGCGGCAGAGAGCAGCGAGCCGCCGTCGACGGTGGCGCAGGAGCACCAGCAGCTGCACGGCTCGGGCGTGGGGAGGGCGGACTCGGGGTCGGAGAGGAGCGACATGCAGCTGGGGGACCCCGACGACAACGTCGACGGCGAGACGCAGAGGGGCTCCGGCAAAGACGGCGGCGGGAAGCGACAGCAGTGCAAGAACCTCATCGCGGAGCGGAAGCGGCGCAAGAAGCTCAACAACCGCCTCTACACGCTCCGGTCCCTCGTCCCCAACATCACCAAGGTAATTCACTATCATCCTTCCATGGCCGCCGCCATGCATGATTCTTGTGAATTTCAAAGCTCAAAGAGAGCGCGTGGATCCATGTCGGCAGATGGACCGGGCGTCGATCCTCGGGGACGCGATCGACTACATCGTGGGGCTGCAGAAGCAGGTGAAGGACCTGCAGGACGAGCTGGAGGACCCGAACCCGCCGGGGGGCACCGGCGGCGACAGCAAGGCCCCCGACGTGCTCCTCGACGACCACCCGCCGCCGGGCCTCGACAACGACGAGGACTCGCCGCAGCAGCATCCGTTCCCGTCCGCCGGCGGCAAGCGGGCCcggaaggaggaggccggcgaggaggaggagaaggaggcggaggaccaGGACATGGAGCCGCAGGTGGAGGTCCGGCAGGTGGAGGGGAAGGAGTTCTTCCTGCAGGTGCTCTGCTCCCACAAGTCCGGGCGCTTCGTCCGCATCATGGACGAGATCGCCGCCCTCGGCCTTCAGATCACCAGCGTCAACGTCACCTCCTATAACAAGCTCGTCCTCAACGTCTTCCGCGCCGTCGTACGTCCCGCTCTAGCCGGCCGATCGCCATTGTTGCAGCCTGCTGATGGGGACTCACGGTGGCCTTAATTTGGTTCGTTTGTAGATGAAGGACAACGAGGTGGCGGTGCCCGCGGACAGGGTGAGGGACTCGCTACTGGAGGTGACGAGGGAGATGTATGGCGGGAGCGGCGCGTGGTCGTCCCCGGTCCCTCCCCCGCCGCTGACAAACGCGAAGCTCGATGGCATGGACGGGCAGGCGGTGCCGGCGGTGGCCGGGGACCACTACCAGCTGCATCACCAAGTGCTGGGAGGATATCATCACCAGCATCTGCACTACCTCGCCATGGATTGATTGATTCCCTACATTACTACTAGCTACTATAGGTCCATGGCTGGATTAGTTGATATACGTAATTAGTTCCCTTCATGCTCGTAATTTGTTTTCCCTCGTTTGTTCGTTCAAATTTGTGTCAAGTTTAACTAATTAACTGGAGGACAGAACAGTGAAATCAAATTGTTTGTTGTTTGGGTGAATTCGTGATAATTCCGAGGGAATtgatttctttttttttcctttactATCCCAGTCGATTTTTGGGTTGCGCTATATTCAGCCTGTTCTTGTTGCTGTTGGACATATTAGCAattttttaattaatttaatcGAATTCTGGCTTGGAATCCCCCATTGTAACCCCACCTACACAAACTGTGAATTTCAAACATGTAACCGTGTACTTGTGTCATATTTCATATTATATTGTGTTTGTCTTAACAATATGTGCCTGCAAATTTCAATCGCATACCCATAAGGATCCACAAGCTATAGAGAGAGAATAAATCAAATTCAACTAAATGACTCGGTTTATCAAAGGGACATGACTACACATGGGCGTACCCAAGTTGAGCTACCCGGGTGCACAGGACATCGGGTGCAA
This window contains:
- the LOC123130208 gene encoding transcription factor TDR; its protein translation is MVGGGDYHQAVHGHGGGGGGTVEAALRPLVGGAHGWDYCIYWRLSPDQRFLEMTGFCCSAEFEAQVATLADVPSSIPLDSSSIGMHAQALLSNQPIWQSSGGAPGPDLLTGYEAASSGGEKTRLLVPVAGGIVELFASRYMAEEQQMAELVMAQCGGGGQGWQETEAQGFAWDAAAAAAADPGRLYAAASLNLFDGAGGSGSGEPFLAGVLEDGAAGVGWQYAAESSEPPSTVAQEHQQLHGSGVGRADSGSERSDMQLGDPDDNVDGETQRGSGKDGGGKRQQCKNLIAERKRRKKLNNRLYTLRSLVPNITKMDRASILGDAIDYIVGLQKQVKDLQDELEDPNPPGGTGGDSKAPDVLLDDHPPPGLDNDEDSPQQHPFPSAGGKRARKEEAGEEEEKEAEDQDMEPQVEVRQVEGKEFFLQVLCSHKSGRFVRIMDEIAALGLQITSVNVTSYNKLVLNVFRAVMKDNEVAVPADRVRDSLLEVTREMYGGSGAWSSPVPPPPLTNAKLDGMDGQAVPAVAGDHYQLHHQVLGGYHHQHLHYLAMD